From one Ctenopharyngodon idella isolate HZGC_01 chromosome 15, HZGC01, whole genome shotgun sequence genomic stretch:
- the dhrs11b.1 gene encoding dehydrogenase/reductase SDR family member 11b isoform X5, producing the protein MDRWKGRVAIVTGASVGIGAAIAKSLVQHGMKVVGCARNVKQIENLAAECVSSGFSGTLFPYKCDLSVEDEVLSMFSWIKVQHQGIDVCINNAGLALPEPLLSGKTSGWRTMMDVNVFGLSVCTREAYQSMKERNIDDGHIININGMCGHRVLHNADLHFYTASKYAVTALTEGLRQELREAKTHIRATSISPGLVETELTYRLFSQNPEKAAATYKSMKCLQADDIANAVVYVLSAPPHVQIGDIQMRPVEQLT; encoded by the exons ATGGATCGCTGGAAAGGCAGGGTTGCGATTGTCACTGGTGCTTCAGTGGGAATCGGAGCTGCAATCGCGAAGTCTCTTGTGCAGCATGGCATGAAGGTGGTCGGATGTGCCAGAAATGTGAAGCAAATTGAG AATTTGGCAGCAGAATGTGTCAGTAGTGGATTCAGCGGCACTCTGTTCCCGTATAAATGTGATCTGTCTGTGGAGGACGAAGTGTTATCCATGTTCTCCTGGATCAAAGTTCAACATCAGGGCATTGACGTGTGCATTAATAATGCTGGTTTGGCTCTTCCAGAGCCTCTATTGAGTGGCAAAACCAGTGGCTGGAGGACTATGATGGAT GTGAATGTCTTTGGCCTGTCAGTGTGCACGCGTGAGGCTTACCAGTCCATGAAGGAAAGAAATATTGATGATGGCcatatcattaatattaatgg TATGTGTGGACATCGTGTCCTCCACAATGCTGATCTACACTTCTACACTGCCAGCAAATATGCCGTGACTGCTCTCACTGAAGGTCTGCGACAAGAGTTACGCGAGGCCAAAACACACATACGAGCCACA TCCATAAGTCCTGGTTTAGTGGAGACGGAGTTAACCTACCGGCTTTTTAGTCAAAACCCAGAAAAGGCTGCTGCTACCTACAAAAGTATGAAG TGCCTGCAAGCAGATGACATAGCAAACGCAGTGGTGTATGTACTCAGTGCTCCTCCTCATGTTCAA ATTGGTGACATTCAGATGAGACCAGTGGAGCAGTTGACATAA
- the dhrs11b.1 gene encoding dehydrogenase/reductase SDR family member 11b isoform X2, whose product MDRWKGRVALVTGASVGIGAAIAKSLVQHGMKVVGCARNVKQIENLAAECVSSGFSGTLFPYKCDLTVEDEVLSMFSWIKVQHQGIDVCINNAGLALLEPLLSGKTSGWKTMMDVNVIGLSVCTREAYQSMKERKVDDGHIININSICGHRVINNADAHFYTASKYAVTALTEGLRQELREAKTHIRATSISPGLVETELTYRLFSQNPEKAAATYKSMKCLQADDIANAVVYVLSAPPHVQIGDIQMRPVEQLT is encoded by the exons ATGGATCGCTGGAAAGGCAGGGTTGCGCTTGTCACTGGTGCTTCAGTGGGAATCGGAGCTGCAATCGCGAAGTCTCTTGTGCAGCATGGCATGAAGGTGGTCGGATGTGCCAGAAATGTGAAGCAAATTGAG AATTTGGCAGCAGAATGTGTCAGTAGTGGATTCAGCGGCACTCTGTTCCCGTATAAATGTGATCTGACTGTGGAGGACGAAGTGTTATCCATGTTCTCCTGGATCAAAGTTCAACATCAGGGCATTGACGTGTGCATTAATAATGCTGGTTTGGCTCTCCTAGAGCCTCTATTGAGTGGTAAAACCAGTGGCTGGAAGACTATGATGGAT GTGAATGTCATTGGCCTGTCAGTGTGTACCCGTGAGGCTTACCAGtccatgaaagaaagaaaagttgaTGATGGCCACATCATTAATATTAACAG TATTTGTGGGCACCGGGTCATCAACAACGCTGATGCACACTTCTACACTGCCAGCAAATATGCCGTGACTGCTCTCACTGAAGGTCTGCGACAAGAGTTACGCGAGGCCAAAACACACATACGAGCCACA TCCATAAGTCCTGGTTTAGTGGAGACGGAGTTAACCTACCGGCTTTTTAGTCAAAACCCAGAAAAGGCTGCTGCTACCTACAAAAGTATGAAG TGCCTGCAAGCAGATGACATAGCAAATGCAGTGGTGTATGTACTCAGTGCTCCTCCTCATGTTCAA ATTGGTGACATTCAGATGAGACCAGTGGAGCAGTTGACATAA
- the dhrs11b.1 gene encoding dehydrogenase/reductase SDR family member 11b isoform X3 has protein sequence MDRWKGRVAIVTGASVGIGAAIAKSLVQHGMKVVGCARNVKQIENLAAECVSSGFSGTLFPYKCDLSVEDEVLSMFSWIKVQHQGIDVCINNAGLALPEPLLSGKTSGWRTMMDVNVFGLSVCTREAYQSMKERNIDDGHIININGMCGHRVLHNADLHFYTASKYAVTALTEGLRQELREAKTHIRATSISPGLVETELTYRLFSQNPEKAAATYKSMKCLQADDIANAVVYVLSAPPHVQIGDIEITPVEQMM, from the exons ATGGATCGCTGGAAAGGCAGGGTTGCGATTGTCACTGGTGCTTCAGTGGGAATCGGAGCTGCAATCGCGAAGTCTCTTGTGCAGCATGGCATGAAGGTGGTCGGATGTGCCAGAAATGTGAAGCAAATTGAG AATTTGGCAGCAGAATGTGTCAGTAGTGGATTCAGCGGCACTCTGTTCCCGTATAAATGTGATCTGTCTGTGGAGGACGAAGTGTTATCCATGTTCTCCTGGATCAAAGTTCAACATCAGGGCATTGACGTGTGCATTAATAATGCTGGTTTGGCTCTTCCAGAGCCTCTATTGAGTGGCAAAACCAGTGGCTGGAGGACTATGATGGAT GTGAATGTCTTTGGCCTGTCAGTGTGCACGCGTGAGGCTTACCAGTCCATGAAGGAAAGAAATATTGATGATGGCcatatcattaatattaatgg TATGTGTGGACATCGTGTCCTCCACAATGCTGATCTACACTTCTACACTGCCAGCAAATATGCCGTGACTGCTCTCACTGAAGGTCTGCGACAAGAGTTACGCGAGGCCAAAACACACATACGAGCCACA TCCATAAGTCCTGGTTTAGTGGAGACGGAGTTAACCTACCGGCTTTTTAGTCAAAACCCAGAAAAGGCTGCTGCTACCTACAAAAGTATGAAG TGCCTGCAAGCAGATGACATAGCAAACGCAGTGGTGTATGTACTCAGTGCTCCTCCTCATGTTCAA